A genome region from Pseudomonas sp. S06B 330 includes the following:
- a CDS encoding SEC-C metal-binding domain-containing protein: MTQQPHVHGPDCNHDHDHHDHDHGHVHGPHCNHSHQEPVRNALKDVGRNDPCPCGSNKKFKKCHGA; the protein is encoded by the coding sequence ATGACCCAACAACCCCATGTCCATGGCCCTGACTGCAACCACGATCATGATCATCATGACCATGACCACGGCCATGTTCACGGTCCGCACTGCAACCACAGCCACCAGGAGCCGGTACGCAACGCCCTGAAGGATGTCGGCCGCAACGATCCATGCCCGTGCGGCAGCAACAAGAAGTTCAAGAAGTGCCACGGGGCCTGA
- a CDS encoding LEA type 2 family protein translates to MARLLLFSFLILQLTGCASWFSDDYRDPEVHLVKVEAVKVRLLEQEFILHVRVDNPNDGRLFIRYLNYKVRLNDLLLTEGEESLWRSVGGHARRTFKIPVRTNLWQQIKPLAKMLKNTEQPLRYRLDGELISGLIFSRELHLSRSGEIIPGDLLPE, encoded by the coding sequence ATGGCCCGCCTGTTGCTGTTCAGCTTCCTGATACTGCAACTGACGGGCTGCGCCAGTTGGTTCAGCGATGACTACCGCGATCCCGAGGTGCACTTGGTCAAGGTCGAAGCGGTCAAGGTGCGCCTGCTGGAGCAGGAGTTCATCCTCCATGTGCGCGTCGACAACCCCAATGACGGACGCCTGTTCATACGCTACCTGAATTACAAGGTCCGCCTGAACGATTTGCTCCTGACCGAAGGCGAGGAGAGCCTTTGGCGCAGCGTTGGCGGGCATGCGCGGCGAACCTTCAAGATTCCTGTGCGTACCAACCTCTGGCAACAGATCAAGCCATTGGCGAAAATGCTCAAAAATACCGAGCAACCCCTGCGCTATCGTCTCGATGGCGAACTTATCAGCGGATTAATCTTCTCCCGCGAACTGCACTTATCGCGCAGTGGTGAGATAATTCCCGGCGATCTTTTACCGGAGTAA
- a CDS encoding DUF6231 family protein — protein sequence MIDGFSQRTPQQALAALLERHPPQRLLLVGSRFPALEAFAQAHPQVEIAQAQPGPLPDNLAAQRFDLALLVDCLEHLPKRKGLELLGGIRNLNASRVAVLADLNACGWQDTDFFALALQANEKFQRDDQVLSLFTYDLREYKQVPDWLNAKFWANPENFGKYWW from the coding sequence ATGATTGACGGATTTTCCCAGCGCACGCCCCAACAGGCCTTGGCAGCGCTACTTGAACGCCACCCACCGCAACGTTTGTTGCTGGTCGGTTCTCGTTTTCCAGCCCTGGAGGCCTTTGCCCAGGCCCATCCGCAGGTCGAAATTGCCCAAGCCCAACCGGGTCCTCTGCCAGACAACCTGGCGGCTCAGCGTTTTGACCTGGCCTTGCTGGTCGATTGCCTGGAACACCTGCCCAAGCGCAAGGGGCTGGAACTGCTGGGCGGCATCCGCAACCTAAATGCCAGTCGCGTAGCGGTGCTGGCTGACCTGAACGCCTGCGGCTGGCAAGACACCGATTTCTTCGCCCTGGCCCTGCAAGCCAACGAAAAATTTCAACGAGATGATCAGGTATTGAGCCTGTTCACCTATGATCTACGTGAATACAAACAGGTCCCGGATTGGCTCAATGCCAAGTTCTGGGCCAACCCGGAAAATTTTGGCAAGTACTGGTGGTGA
- a CDS encoding penicillin acylase family protein, with protein MAAPAFSPFIPRFGVAAAMFGMLAVSGCQMGGYRDSVPPVSGVQPLKGLAQNVSVRRNALGMPLIESNNFHDALFALGYVHAGDRIGQMVGMRLLAQGRLAEIAGADVLEVDRLMRGANLKQSANQLYADASPRLKRFFEVYARGVNAYLFRYRDRLPAPLAQTGYRPEYWKPEDSALIFCLYNFSQSVNLQEELAALTLAQKVGSDKLAWLLPSYPDEPLPLAEADKLKGLNLSSQLAGLAPLTAASEQLAALNLLGTAGSSNWAIAPQRSRNGKSLLASDTLGAWAMTPVQIRAPKYQAAGVSIAGLPLLLSGYNGKLAWSTSAVMADNQDLFLERIKREGNRLMYQADGKWLPAQARNETFFIKGQRPRRETLYDTRHGTLLTGAQNASLGLALQVPQLKGDMSMDAFFNLSRAQNVERAFDNTREIGAAALNFVFADASNIGWQVSGRFPNRREGQGLLPSPGWEGRYDWDGYADPMLHPYDQDPAQGWLGNANQRSVPKGYGMQLSNSWYYPERAERLGQLATNGKHDSRSLITMQNDQTTLFASKLKQMFEAPGMAQPLKQAIDALPGDQRSKAREAYTRLMAFDGRLSTLSADAALYELFLQESAKQTFLDELGPESSAAWQALVGNARLSYSAQADHLLGREDSPFWDDQRTAQQEDKPAILARSLAAAISAGEAQLGNDRRAWQWGKLHALRWPTPTFHGLGDAVSRKPQASGGDHSTLSLAPYAWGKDFNSQLPPSLRMVVDFGQIEPLQLLSSSGQSGNPASPHFADGLDAWFKGRYMSVPLQPQNAERAYGNKRLTLVPGK; from the coding sequence ATGGCCGCGCCAGCCTTTTCCCCTTTCATCCCCCGGTTCGGCGTAGCCGCAGCGATGTTCGGCATGCTTGCCGTCAGCGGCTGTCAGATGGGCGGTTATCGCGACAGCGTGCCACCGGTCAGTGGCGTTCAACCGCTCAAAGGCTTGGCCCAGAACGTCTCGGTACGACGCAACGCCCTGGGCATGCCGTTGATTGAAAGCAACAACTTCCACGATGCGCTGTTCGCCTTGGGCTATGTACATGCCGGTGACCGCATCGGCCAGATGGTCGGCATGCGCTTGTTGGCGCAGGGCCGACTCGCCGAGATCGCTGGTGCGGATGTGCTGGAGGTCGACCGCCTGATGCGCGGCGCCAACCTGAAACAGTCCGCCAATCAGCTTTATGCCGATGCCTCGCCACGCCTGAAGCGCTTCTTCGAAGTCTATGCCCGCGGTGTCAACGCTTACCTGTTCCGCTACCGCGACCGATTGCCGGCGCCGTTGGCACAAACCGGTTACCGCCCGGAATACTGGAAGCCTGAAGACTCGGCGCTGATCTTCTGTCTATACAACTTCAGTCAGTCGGTGAACCTGCAAGAAGAGTTGGCCGCCCTGACTCTGGCGCAAAAAGTCGGCAGCGACAAGCTGGCCTGGCTGTTGCCCAGCTACCCGGATGAACCGTTGCCATTGGCCGAGGCCGACAAACTCAAGGGCCTGAACCTCAGCAGTCAACTCGCTGGGCTGGCACCGCTGACTGCCGCCAGTGAACAACTGGCAGCGCTCAATCTGCTGGGTACGGCGGGCTCCAGCAACTGGGCTATCGCCCCACAACGCAGCCGCAACGGCAAGAGCCTGCTGGCCAGCGATACCCTTGGCGCCTGGGCCATGACCCCGGTGCAGATTCGTGCGCCCAAGTATCAGGCCGCCGGCGTGTCGATTGCCGGCCTGCCGCTACTGCTTTCCGGCTACAACGGCAAACTGGCCTGGAGTACCAGCGCGGTCATGGCCGATAACCAGGACTTGTTCCTGGAGCGGATTAAACGTGAAGGTAACCGTCTGATGTACCAGGCCGACGGTAAGTGGCTGCCAGCGCAGGCACGCAACGAGACCTTCTTCATCAAGGGCCAGCGCCCGCGGCGCGAAACCCTGTACGACACCCGTCACGGTACACTGCTCACCGGTGCTCAGAACGCCAGTCTCGGGCTCGCCCTGCAGGTGCCTCAGCTCAAGGGTGATATGAGCATGGACGCGTTCTTCAACTTGTCGCGGGCGCAGAACGTCGAGCGCGCCTTCGACAACACCCGGGAAATCGGCGCCGCCGCGCTGAACTTTGTCTTCGCCGACGCCAGCAACATCGGTTGGCAGGTCAGCGGGCGTTTCCCCAACCGTCGCGAAGGCCAGGGGCTGCTGCCCTCACCAGGCTGGGAGGGACGCTATGACTGGGATGGCTATGCCGACCCGATGCTCCACCCTTACGATCAGGATCCGGCCCAGGGTTGGTTGGGCAATGCCAACCAACGCAGCGTACCTAAAGGTTATGGCATGCAGTTGTCCAATAGCTGGTACTACCCTGAGCGTGCCGAACGCCTGGGGCAACTGGCGACGAATGGCAAGCATGACAGTCGCAGCCTGATCACCATGCAAAACGATCAGACCACCCTGTTCGCCAGCAAACTCAAGCAGATGTTCGAAGCCCCCGGCATGGCGCAGCCGCTCAAGCAGGCAATCGATGCCTTGCCGGGCGATCAGCGCAGCAAGGCCCGTGAGGCCTACACGCGGTTAATGGCCTTCGATGGTCGCCTGAGCACCCTCTCAGCTGACGCCGCCCTGTATGAACTGTTCCTGCAGGAAAGTGCAAAACAGACCTTCCTCGATGAGTTGGGCCCAGAATCGTCAGCGGCCTGGCAGGCCCTGGTCGGCAACGCACGCTTGTCCTACTCGGCCCAGGCCGATCATTTGCTCGGCCGCGAAGACAGCCCGTTCTGGGACGACCAGCGCACCGCACAGCAGGAAGACAAACCGGCCATCCTCGCCCGCAGCCTGGCAGCTGCAATCAGTGCCGGGGAAGCGCAACTGGGCAATGACCGACGCGCCTGGCAATGGGGCAAGTTGCACGCATTGCGCTGGCCGACACCAACCTTCCATGGCCTGGGAGACGCCGTCAGCCGTAAGCCACAAGCCAGCGGTGGCGACCACAGCACCCTGAGCCTGGCGCCGTATGCCTGGGGCAAGGACTTTAATAGCCAACTGCCTCCGTCGCTGCGCATGGTGGTGGACTTTGGCCAGATCGAGCCGCTGCAACTGCTAAGCAGCAGCGGCCAGTCCGGCAACCCGGCCAGCCCGCACTTTGCCGACGGCCTGGACGCTTGGTTCAAGGGCCGTTACATGAGCGTGCCGCTGCAACCGCAGAACGCTGAGCGGGCCTATGGCAATAAGCGCCTGACCCTGGTGCCAGGCAAGTAA
- a CDS encoding YchJ family protein gives MSVSVCPCGSGNLLDACCGHYHAGHPAPDAQALMRSRYSAYVLGLIDYLVHTTLPAQQAGLDRDSIKAWSTQSTWLGLEVESAEVFGGQPEHAFVTFTARWHDNDGEHSHRERSAFVQNGGHWYFIDPTVGLKAGRNDACPCASGQKFKKCCASYLGS, from the coding sequence ATGAGTGTCTCGGTATGTCCCTGCGGCAGCGGTAATCTGCTTGACGCCTGTTGCGGACACTATCACGCCGGGCATCCGGCCCCTGACGCGCAAGCGCTGATGCGCTCGCGCTACAGCGCCTATGTGCTGGGGTTGATCGATTACCTGGTGCACACCACCCTGCCCGCGCAGCAGGCGGGCTTGGATCGTGACAGCATCAAAGCCTGGAGTACCCAAAGCACCTGGCTGGGCCTTGAAGTGGAAAGTGCAGAAGTGTTCGGCGGTCAGCCTGAGCATGCCTTTGTCACCTTCACTGCGCGCTGGCATGACAACGACGGTGAACATAGCCACCGTGAGCGCTCGGCCTTTGTGCAAAATGGTGGGCACTGGTACTTCATTGATCCAACAGTAGGCCTGAAGGCCGGACGCAACGACGCCTGCCCCTGCGCCAGCGGGCAGAAATTCAAGAAATGCTGCGCCAGTTACCTGGGGAGCTGA